A DNA window from Luteolibacter luteus contains the following coding sequences:
- a CDS encoding glycoside hydrolase family 75 protein yields MSQGDPNHIEGVRAKSPRKASFPWLRASVFVVVVAGAVLVFTPPGEKILRGVKRLVLPTPPPVVKKDSEADDLLRQLEAQHREKLEELENSFQSERTALKKQLEEAAKRQTAAETPDDPEPPLSEHTAKSGGDVSTLRSGIPFKTEVKVEKGTIASRERKDRESYTAEYTLKIRVPEPSKTMEQLQTVNPKLPKLLPGLPAMMEKPEVSRWFFALYDNKTERLKKDATRLNELLTKHNYYDCETILNLKHPQSGRKVFLLQAEMDVVSDGSDGDRLATMPDEIVNSTHYQPFTSYGWPKKTATPNPMVAGWEKRIVGANKELADSKTPADRKTWLRDRIKYLKRGIEDMKGRSFLIADYDPFIVIPVNLLSASDPFAPKVGDYAVVVHGEKVYPAIVGDGGPTFKVGEASLRMAKEINPRASSYSRPESDLVVTYLVFPGSREETKTPPDYEKWRTKCDELLKECGGLGEGVELHRWQNLLPDPAPPAPAPAVPAGTPAAGAGEAAPVSEAAAPAPTPAPAVPGGGN; encoded by the coding sequence ATGAGTCAGGGAGACCCGAATCACATCGAGGGAGTGCGCGCGAAGAGTCCGCGGAAGGCGAGCTTTCCATGGCTGCGGGCGAGTGTCTTCGTGGTCGTGGTGGCGGGCGCGGTGCTCGTTTTCACGCCGCCGGGCGAAAAGATCCTGCGTGGCGTGAAGCGCTTGGTGCTGCCGACACCCCCGCCGGTCGTGAAGAAGGATAGCGAGGCCGACGACCTGCTGCGCCAGTTGGAAGCCCAGCATCGCGAGAAGCTGGAAGAGCTGGAGAACTCCTTTCAAAGTGAGCGGACTGCGCTGAAGAAGCAGTTGGAAGAAGCGGCGAAGCGCCAGACAGCTGCCGAAACTCCGGATGATCCTGAGCCGCCGCTTTCCGAGCACACGGCGAAGAGCGGTGGAGATGTCAGCACGCTGCGCTCCGGCATTCCCTTCAAGACGGAGGTGAAGGTGGAGAAAGGGACGATCGCCTCACGCGAGCGGAAGGATAGAGAATCCTACACTGCGGAATACACGCTGAAGATCCGGGTGCCCGAGCCATCGAAGACGATGGAGCAACTGCAGACGGTGAACCCGAAGCTCCCGAAGCTGCTGCCCGGACTGCCTGCGATGATGGAGAAGCCGGAAGTTTCCCGGTGGTTCTTCGCGCTCTACGACAACAAGACCGAGCGCCTGAAGAAGGATGCGACGCGGCTGAACGAACTGCTAACCAAGCACAACTACTACGACTGCGAGACGATCCTGAACCTGAAGCATCCGCAGAGCGGCCGGAAGGTCTTCCTGCTGCAGGCGGAGATGGACGTGGTTTCGGATGGCTCCGATGGCGACCGCTTGGCGACGATGCCGGATGAGATCGTGAACTCGACGCACTACCAGCCTTTCACCAGCTATGGCTGGCCGAAGAAAACGGCGACGCCGAATCCGATGGTGGCCGGTTGGGAAAAGCGGATCGTGGGGGCGAACAAGGAGCTGGCGGACTCGAAGACCCCGGCGGATCGCAAGACCTGGCTGCGCGATCGCATCAAGTATCTCAAGCGGGGGATCGAGGACATGAAGGGGCGCAGTTTCCTGATTGCCGACTATGATCCCTTCATCGTGATTCCGGTGAACCTGCTTTCCGCTTCCGATCCCTTCGCGCCGAAGGTGGGGGACTATGCGGTGGTGGTACACGGGGAGAAGGTGTATCCGGCGATCGTGGGTGATGGGGGGCCGACCTTCAAGGTAGGTGAGGCGTCTCTGCGGATGGCGAAGGAGATCAATCCGCGGGCTTCGTCGTATAGCAGGCCCGAGTCGGACCTGGTGGTGACCTATCTGGTCTTCCCGGGATCCCGTGAGGAAACGAAGACGCCGCCTGACTACGAGAAGTGGCGTACCAAGTGTGACGAGCTGCTGAAAGAGTGCGGGGGCCTTGGTGAAGGCGTGGAGCTGCACCGTTGGCAGAATCTTTTGCCGGATCCTGCACCGCCCGCGCCTGCGCCCGCAGTTCCAGCAGGGACGCCTGCGGCGGGTGCCGGTGAGGCGGCTCCGGTCTCGGAAGCGGCGGCTCCAGCGCCGACTCCGGCTCCCGCGGTGCCGGGGGGCGGGAACTGA
- a CDS encoding GAF domain-containing protein, with the protein MIPNAAEKRSRYAIARERLHALWAGEPDAIARMAAASCILHEAMPHAFWTGFYRVLGSQLVIGPYQGTPGCSRIGWGKGVCGAAWASGETQVVPDVHAFPGHIACDSRAESEIVVPVKDGRGAVIAVFDVDSTELAAFDEVDREELEAVFASFAVGAK; encoded by the coding sequence ATGATCCCCAACGCTGCTGAGAAGCGCTCCCGCTATGCCATTGCCCGTGAAAGACTGCACGCCTTGTGGGCCGGTGAGCCGGATGCGATTGCCCGAATGGCGGCAGCCTCCTGCATCCTACATGAGGCGATGCCACATGCCTTTTGGACCGGCTTCTATCGAGTGTTGGGTTCACAACTGGTGATCGGGCCCTATCAGGGGACGCCGGGGTGTTCGCGGATTGGCTGGGGAAAGGGTGTCTGCGGTGCGGCTTGGGCCAGCGGGGAGACGCAGGTGGTGCCGGATGTGCACGCATTTCCGGGGCACATCGCCTGCGATAGCCGTGCGGAGAGCGAGATCGTGGTGCCGGTAAAAGACGGGCGTGGCGCGGTGATCGCGGTCTTCGATGTCGATTCGACGGAACTGGCAGCCTTTGACGAGGTGGATCGCGAGGAATTGGAGGCGGTTTTCGCCTCTTTTGCCGTGGGAGCGAAATAG
- a CDS encoding SRPBCC family protein yields the protein MKSNLIEPDAGREVLITRSFDVPRDLVWRAWTELDHLKQWHAPRGCEIHFERFDFREGGGFLSCIRNPAFGECWCVAEYLEISKPERIVYKLSMADAAGNLISATAAGHDPGWPDETILTLTLEESGGKTLLTLHQTVSEELAKRTGAYPSWLDMLDRLAGQLEAGG from the coding sequence ATGAAAAGCAACCTGATTGAACCCGATGCGGGGAGGGAAGTCCTGATCACCCGCAGCTTCGATGTGCCGCGGGATCTCGTGTGGAGGGCATGGACGGAGCTGGACCATCTCAAGCAGTGGCACGCGCCGCGCGGCTGTGAGATCCACTTCGAGCGCTTCGATTTCCGCGAGGGCGGGGGATTTCTCTCCTGCATCCGGAATCCCGCCTTCGGCGAATGCTGGTGCGTGGCCGAGTATCTGGAGATCTCCAAGCCGGAGCGAATCGTTTACAAGCTCTCGATGGCGGATGCCGCGGGCAATCTGATCTCTGCCACGGCCGCAGGCCATGATCCGGGATGGCCGGATGAGACGATCCTGACCCTGACGCTAGAGGAAAGCGGTGGGAAGACGCTGCTGACGCTGCACCAGACGGTGTCGGAAGAATTGGCCAAGCGGACGGGTGCCTATCCGAGCTGGCTGGACATGCTGGATCGCCTGGCGGGGCAACTGGAGGCAGGGGGCTGA
- a CDS encoding ArsR/SmtB family transcription factor: MVKYNPEHLDRTFAALADPTRRRMLEQLSRGELRVTDLAKPHEMSLPAVSKHLGVLEKAGLIDRQRNGRVHSLRLNAEPMKEAQAWIESYRRHWEESFDRLDDYLNQLKNNDEKQPD; this comes from the coding sequence ATGGTTAAATATAATCCCGAGCACCTTGACCGCACCTTTGCGGCGCTGGCGGATCCGACGCGGCGTCGGATGCTGGAGCAGCTTTCGCGGGGGGAACTGCGGGTGACGGATCTGGCGAAGCCTCACGAGATGTCCCTGCCCGCGGTGTCCAAGCATCTAGGGGTGCTGGAGAAGGCGGGCCTGATCGACCGGCAAAGGAACGGGCGGGTCCACTCGCTGCGGCTGAATGCGGAGCCGATGAAGGAGGCGCAGGCGTGGATCGAGAGCTACCGCCGCCACTGGGAAGAGAGCTTTGACCGTCTGGACGACTATCTGAACCAACTGAAGAACAACGATGAAAAGCAACCTGATTGA
- the dnaX gene encoding DNA polymerase III subunit gamma/tau: MSYQVFARKYRPKTFDDVLGQDHVVRTLKNAIAQKRLAHAYLFVGPRGTGKTSTARILAKALNCTGGPKADFDPDEDICVEIAEGRSLDVLEIDGASNNGVEEVRQLRETVRFAPARGQFKIYYIDEVHMLTNQAFNALLKTLEEPPEHVKFIFATTEAHKILPTILSRCQRFDLRPIPAETIAQHLLHIAKEESVNLHESAAWAIAKGADGGMRDAQSMMDQLVAFCGDTITEANVLDVFGFTSRETVASVIAALLARDTPTALSTVQREAEAGRELSQLLGELIGALRALLVARLDSATGGEGIPTETWQALLAAAENYPAERLLSVIDVFAETEGRMKWASNKRLHLEIGLIKAVQTLGEVRLSDVIKVLAGASDQLTSPVTIAAPAAVVPAAAAPIEAPAPQPVAVSEPLVVQETPVPVAKAPEPAPAPSEPGPVLSLDQLIELAPEGPAPEPEPVISEAPPWKPEPVAEEPPAPKVDPMEEFYKDPLIQSALEMFAATIKK, encoded by the coding sequence GTGAGCTATCAGGTCTTCGCCCGGAAATACCGCCCGAAAACCTTCGACGACGTGCTCGGCCAAGATCACGTCGTGCGGACATTGAAGAACGCCATCGCCCAGAAGCGACTGGCGCATGCATACTTGTTCGTCGGTCCGCGCGGCACGGGGAAGACCTCGACCGCGCGCATTCTCGCGAAGGCCCTCAATTGCACCGGAGGTCCCAAGGCGGACTTCGACCCGGATGAGGACATCTGCGTGGAGATTGCAGAAGGCCGCTCGCTCGACGTGCTGGAGATCGACGGTGCCTCGAACAACGGCGTGGAAGAAGTGCGACAGCTGCGTGAGACGGTACGCTTCGCCCCGGCCCGCGGACAGTTCAAGATCTACTACATCGACGAGGTCCACATGCTCACCAACCAGGCCTTCAACGCCCTGTTGAAGACCTTGGAAGAGCCGCCGGAACACGTGAAGTTCATCTTCGCCACCACCGAGGCGCATAAGATCCTCCCAACCATCCTTTCCCGCTGCCAACGCTTCGACCTCCGTCCGATCCCGGCGGAAACGATCGCACAGCACCTCCTCCACATCGCGAAGGAGGAAAGCGTGAACCTTCACGAGTCCGCCGCATGGGCGATCGCGAAGGGCGCGGACGGCGGCATGCGCGATGCCCAATCGATGATGGACCAGCTCGTCGCCTTCTGCGGTGACACCATCACCGAGGCAAACGTGCTCGATGTCTTCGGCTTCACCTCGCGGGAAACCGTGGCTTCGGTCATCGCCGCGCTGCTGGCGCGTGATACCCCCACCGCACTCTCGACGGTGCAGCGTGAGGCGGAAGCGGGCCGCGAACTTTCCCAGCTTCTCGGCGAGCTCATCGGCGCATTGCGTGCGCTGCTGGTCGCCCGTCTCGACTCCGCCACCGGCGGCGAAGGCATCCCGACGGAAACTTGGCAGGCCTTGCTGGCCGCTGCCGAGAACTACCCGGCGGAGCGTCTGCTCTCGGTGATCGATGTCTTCGCGGAAACCGAGGGCCGCATGAAGTGGGCGTCCAACAAGCGCCTCCACTTGGAAATCGGCCTGATCAAGGCTGTCCAAACCCTCGGCGAAGTCCGGCTTTCCGATGTGATCAAGGTGCTCGCCGGAGCCAGCGATCAACTGACCTCGCCAGTCACCATCGCCGCCCCTGCCGCGGTGGTTCCTGCGGCTGCCGCGCCCATCGAGGCTCCCGCACCGCAGCCGGTCGCGGTCAGCGAACCGCTCGTGGTTCAGGAAACCCCCGTGCCCGTGGCGAAGGCTCCCGAGCCCGCGCCCGCCCCTTCGGAGCCAGGTCCCGTGCTCTCTCTGGATCAGCTCATCGAACTCGCTCCGGAAGGCCCGGCTCCCGAACCGGAACCCGTCATTTCCGAAGCCCCGCCTTGGAAGCCGGAGCCGGTCGCAGAAGAACCACCTGCCCCGAAGGTCGATCCGATGGAGGAATTCTATAAGGATCCTCTCATCCAATCTGCTTTGGAAATGTTCGCCGCCACCATCAAGAAGTAG
- a CDS encoding YbaB/EbfC family nucleoid-associated protein, whose protein sequence is MNIQKLMKQAQQMQAGMAAAQEELSRKTVEATVGGGKVTVVATCAGDVQSIKIDKSVVDPEDVDFLQDLVLKGVQEAINKGKEVSATEMKKLTGGMGLPF, encoded by the coding sequence ATGAATATCCAGAAACTCATGAAGCAAGCGCAGCAAATGCAGGCCGGCATGGCCGCTGCGCAGGAAGAACTCTCCCGCAAGACCGTCGAAGCCACTGTCGGCGGCGGCAAGGTCACCGTGGTCGCCACCTGTGCCGGTGACGTGCAGTCGATCAAGATCGACAAGTCCGTCGTCGATCCGGAAGACGTGGATTTCCTTCAGGATCTCGTGCTGAAAGGCGTCCAGGAAGCCATCAACAAGGGCAAGGAGGTCTCCGCCACGGAGATGAAGAAATTGACCGGCGGCATGGGCTTGCCCTTCTAA
- a CDS encoding endonuclease/exonuclease/phosphatase family protein — translation MKSSRFRRRAGWSLVGFSLLLHLLTVYAYARQPAGLAAFTVMPIWIWGAVGLLFSITAFWFLRASLSLVVTGVWAMTILLGADEARVIANLKKSPPEPGQAGSVDGRPLLRVLTLNCNYFNYGGGDPDIDIRVWDPDIVLLQEVLPHQVKRVADRLYQGRGDYRCHQTNGIVTRWRIEREVRYPHYRDQQVTVKKPDGTMIEVVNLHLESAATDLRLWRAECWKNHEINRAEREKELGTALYVLADTAAGRPSIVGGDFNAPPGDPIQRLLKGGFEDSFIEAGTGWGNTYQRRIPAHRIDQIHATRHFRAIHCSAVTTRRSDHRMVVADLLQLP, via the coding sequence ATGAAGTCCTCCCGCTTCCGCCGCCGCGCCGGATGGTCCCTCGTCGGCTTTTCGCTGCTACTGCACCTGCTGACAGTCTATGCTTATGCGCGCCAGCCCGCCGGGCTGGCGGCTTTTACAGTGATGCCGATCTGGATCTGGGGCGCCGTCGGCCTCCTTTTCTCGATCACTGCGTTCTGGTTCCTGCGCGCTTCACTTTCGCTCGTCGTCACCGGCGTCTGGGCCATGACCATCCTGCTTGGCGCGGATGAAGCCCGGGTCATCGCGAACCTGAAGAAGAGCCCGCCGGAACCCGGTCAGGCCGGCTCGGTCGATGGCCGCCCGCTGCTGCGGGTGCTGACGCTGAATTGCAATTACTTCAACTACGGCGGCGGCGATCCCGATATCGACATCCGTGTCTGGGATCCGGACATCGTGCTGCTGCAAGAAGTCCTGCCTCACCAGGTGAAGCGTGTCGCAGACCGGCTCTATCAGGGCCGTGGCGATTACCGTTGTCACCAGACGAATGGCATCGTCACCCGCTGGCGGATCGAGCGGGAGGTGCGCTATCCTCATTACCGCGACCAGCAGGTCACCGTGAAGAAGCCCGATGGCACCATGATCGAGGTCGTGAATCTTCACTTGGAAAGCGCCGCCACCGACCTGCGCCTCTGGCGGGCGGAATGCTGGAAAAATCACGAGATCAACCGCGCAGAGCGCGAGAAGGAACTCGGCACCGCCCTCTATGTCCTGGCGGATACCGCCGCGGGCCGGCCTTCCATCGTCGGAGGTGATTTCAACGCTCCCCCCGGAGATCCCATCCAGCGCCTGCTGAAGGGCGGCTTCGAGGACTCCTTTATCGAAGCCGGCACCGGCTGGGGAAATACCTATCAACGCCGCATCCCGGCCCACCGGATCGATCAGATCCATGCGACCCGCCACTTCCGCGCGATCCATTGTTCCGCCGTCACCACCCGTCGCAGCGATCACCGCATGGTCGTGGCGGATCTATTGCAGCTGCCGTGA
- the polX gene encoding DNA polymerase/3'-5' exonuclease PolX — protein MPVTREQMAAVLEEIALLLEIQGENPFKVRAYRQGAEVVESYDGDIVALAVENKLDGIKGLGEALRDKLHELASTGELGFHKKLRESYPDSFFTLFQLDGLGPKKIAALHKTLGVDSIPSLKAACEAGSVAGLSGFGAKTQTKILEAIGRIEQAATAFRLDVATLAAEEILEELRKHPDVLRVSSAGSLRRSKEVVGDLDFIVATNDPAALTKFFGALPQAKEIIVQGDTKCSIRLEDGLQCDLRAVTNAQFPFALQYFTGSKEHNVAIRSRALKHGWSLNEYGFTGNDLPTVNEEGDIYKALGLDFIPPALRENRGEIEAADEGKLPRLVEWENLRGTFHCHTTDSDGKNTLNAMAEAAQELGLQYLGISDHSKSSPQANGLNEVRLAKQIDAVAAWNKEFGSAQFRLFAGSEVDILKDGSLDFSDEMLSSLDWAVASVHNATSLDEDEMTKRIIRAMENPYVTMLGHMTGRLLLRRDAYRVNHEKLIDAAAETRTVIELNCNPKRFDMDWRWWHRARDKGVLCSINPDAHSTGQLQYIRFGADVARKGWLRREDVLNTKPLAEMAEWLKLPKAKR, from the coding sequence ATGCCTGTGACCCGCGAACAGATGGCCGCCGTGCTTGAGGAGATTGCCTTGCTCCTGGAGATCCAGGGCGAAAATCCGTTCAAGGTCCGGGCCTATCGCCAGGGAGCTGAAGTCGTGGAGTCCTACGATGGCGACATCGTGGCGCTCGCCGTGGAGAACAAGCTCGATGGAATCAAAGGTCTCGGCGAAGCGCTGCGCGACAAGCTGCATGAACTGGCCAGCACCGGCGAACTCGGCTTTCACAAGAAGCTTCGGGAAAGCTACCCGGACTCCTTCTTCACCCTCTTCCAACTCGATGGCCTCGGCCCGAAGAAAATCGCCGCGCTTCACAAGACACTCGGTGTCGATTCCATCCCCTCGCTCAAGGCTGCGTGCGAAGCAGGCAGCGTGGCAGGCTTGAGCGGCTTCGGTGCGAAAACGCAGACGAAAATTCTCGAAGCCATTGGACGCATCGAACAAGCAGCAACCGCTTTCCGTCTCGATGTCGCCACCCTTGCCGCCGAGGAAATCCTCGAAGAACTGCGCAAGCATCCCGACGTGCTCCGGGTTTCCTCCGCGGGCTCGCTACGGCGCTCGAAGGAAGTCGTGGGCGACCTCGATTTCATCGTGGCAACCAACGATCCTGCCGCACTGACCAAGTTCTTCGGCGCCCTGCCGCAGGCGAAGGAGATCATCGTGCAAGGCGACACCAAGTGCTCGATCCGCCTGGAAGATGGCCTGCAGTGCGATCTTCGGGCGGTGACCAACGCCCAGTTCCCCTTCGCCCTGCAATACTTCACCGGGAGCAAGGAACACAACGTCGCGATCCGTTCGCGGGCGTTGAAGCATGGCTGGTCGCTGAACGAATACGGCTTCACCGGCAATGACCTGCCAACGGTCAATGAAGAGGGCGATATCTACAAGGCCCTCGGACTCGACTTCATTCCCCCCGCCCTCCGCGAGAACCGCGGTGAAATCGAGGCCGCGGATGAAGGCAAGCTGCCCCGCCTGGTGGAATGGGAGAACCTTCGCGGCACCTTCCACTGCCACACCACGGATTCCGATGGGAAGAACACGCTGAATGCCATGGCAGAGGCAGCCCAAGAACTAGGACTCCAGTACTTGGGCATCTCCGATCACTCGAAATCCTCTCCCCAAGCCAATGGCCTGAACGAGGTGCGCCTTGCCAAGCAGATCGATGCGGTCGCCGCGTGGAACAAGGAATTCGGCAGCGCCCAGTTCCGCCTCTTCGCCGGCTCGGAGGTCGACATCCTCAAGGATGGCTCCCTTGATTTTTCAGACGAGATGCTGTCGTCACTCGATTGGGCCGTGGCCTCGGTCCACAACGCGACCTCGCTGGATGAGGACGAGATGACCAAGCGCATCATTCGCGCGATGGAGAATCCCTACGTCACCATGCTCGGCCACATGACCGGCCGTCTCCTGCTACGCCGGGACGCCTACCGGGTGAATCACGAAAAACTGATCGATGCCGCCGCCGAGACCCGCACTGTCATCGAGCTGAACTGCAATCCGAAGCGCTTCGACATGGACTGGCGCTGGTGGCACCGCGCCCGCGACAAGGGCGTGCTCTGCTCGATCAACCCGGATGCCCACTCGACCGGCCAGCTTCAATACATCCGCTTCGGAGCCGACGTCGCCCGCAAGGGCTGGCTGCGCCGCGAGGATGTCCTGAACACCAAGCCGCTCGCCGAAATGGCAGAGTGGCTGAAGCTACCGAAGGCGAAACGCTAG
- the trpD gene encoding anthranilate phosphoribosyltransferase translates to MLQWRQVDALIHHLERKEELSPREIAVAAELLLDPNAPDEKKAAILENLSNKGETPAELAGFIEAFLEHAVDPHIGLLDLEGPTIDVCGTGGDKLNMFNVSTTAMFVVAATGAVVLKHGNRGITSKSGGADVLEALNIRIDLPPDGFRDCLEKAGVGFLFAPAYHPAFKAVAGVRKQLAEKGVRTIFNKIGPLMNPAKPQCQLVGVFDREMCPAFAEILQRLGRESAWAVHGTTGDGRSVDELSLMGSTRICKAGLYQDLEDEEVRPRDFGMKHAEVEELQGGDAEVNAAILEAILSGKDTGPKRDMVLLNAGAAIACCGLADDIGDGIEISRRLIDDGSALDRLRLLQDVAKRA, encoded by the coding sequence GTGCTACAGTGGCGCCAAGTGGACGCGCTGATACATCATCTGGAACGGAAGGAAGAACTCTCGCCGCGGGAAATCGCGGTGGCTGCGGAGCTCCTGCTGGACCCGAATGCCCCGGACGAGAAGAAGGCGGCGATCCTCGAGAATCTCTCAAACAAGGGTGAAACGCCCGCGGAACTCGCGGGTTTCATCGAGGCCTTCCTCGAACACGCCGTCGATCCGCATATCGGCCTTCTCGATCTCGAGGGGCCGACCATCGATGTTTGCGGGACCGGTGGAGACAAGTTGAACATGTTCAATGTCTCCACCACCGCCATGTTCGTGGTGGCGGCAACGGGGGCCGTAGTGCTGAAGCATGGTAACCGCGGAATCACTTCGAAGAGCGGCGGAGCGGATGTGCTGGAAGCGCTGAACATCCGCATCGACCTTCCACCCGATGGCTTCCGCGATTGTCTGGAGAAGGCAGGCGTCGGTTTCCTTTTTGCTCCGGCCTATCATCCTGCCTTCAAGGCGGTGGCTGGAGTTCGCAAGCAGCTCGCGGAAAAAGGCGTGCGCACGATCTTCAACAAGATCGGGCCGCTGATGAATCCAGCGAAGCCGCAGTGCCAACTGGTCGGTGTCTTCGACCGCGAGATGTGCCCGGCCTTTGCCGAGATTCTCCAGCGCCTCGGCCGCGAGAGCGCCTGGGCGGTGCACGGTACTACGGGTGATGGCCGCTCGGTGGACGAGCTGAGCCTGATGGGCTCGACCCGCATTTGCAAAGCAGGGCTCTATCAAGATCTGGAAGACGAGGAGGTTCGTCCCCGTGACTTCGGCATGAAGCATGCCGAGGTGGAGGAACTCCAAGGCGGCGATGCCGAGGTGAACGCTGCGATTCTGGAAGCGATCCTTTCCGGCAAGGACACCGGTCCAAAGCGGGATATGGTCCTGCTCAATGCCGGAGCGGCGATTGCCTGCTGCGGTCTGGCCGATGATATCGGCGACGGCATCGAGATCTCGCGACGTCTCATCGATGATGGCAGTGCGTTGGATCGCTTGCGCTTGCTGCAGGATGTGGCGAAGCGAGCCTGA
- a CDS encoding sodium:solute symporter family protein codes for MVHSAVLNPALLASIKLTGIDWAIIIGSILICFVPALFYGKKSSESTSEFFASGQSVPWWLAGLSMVATTFSSDTPNWVTEQVRKFGVAGNWQWWAFVLTGVSTVFFFARLWRRSGVMTDLEFYELRYSGKAASVVRGFRAVYLGLFFNCFIMGMVTLAACKIANILFGMPYWQTIVICGVLNVVFAAHSGLWGVLIIDMVQFFIKMTAVFAAAYFALKEVARRTGVGETAFAGLQKLVETLGTQQVKVEGHEPVMSAIDGTGQPILNIMPNFDMWQLALMIFIVPIAIGWWANWYPGAEPGGGSYIAQRMLASKSEKDSLGGTLFFNVAHYVLRPWPWIITALCSIIVYPDLASIKEAFPNADPKLIGHDSAFPAMLKFLPVGFMGLMVGGLIAANSSTILTHLNWGASYLVHDFYRRFINPTASEKHYVNAGRFCTLLLYVVAAYLSTILSSAQEAFEILISIGAGTGLLYMLRWFWWRINAWCEVVAMISSFLVSVTFFIMKKQGHGLPFAQTVIISVAFTTICWMLTAFFGPQTDRKTLISFFKKVQPAGPGWDAVRREAGLPESTVKESGDHMGLATMGWISGCAVIWSSLFAIGKFLYGEYSMAWILTAIFVVSGLVLLRVIKKLWA; via the coding sequence ATGGTGCATTCTGCTGTCCTAAACCCCGCGCTCCTCGCGTCGATCAAGCTTACGGGCATCGACTGGGCGATCATCATCGGATCGATCCTGATCTGCTTCGTCCCGGCCTTGTTTTACGGGAAAAAGTCGAGCGAGAGCACTTCGGAGTTCTTCGCCTCCGGGCAGTCGGTGCCGTGGTGGCTGGCGGGTCTCTCGATGGTGGCGACGACCTTCTCTTCGGACACGCCGAACTGGGTGACCGAGCAGGTTCGCAAATTCGGGGTCGCCGGAAACTGGCAGTGGTGGGCTTTCGTGCTCACGGGGGTGTCCACGGTGTTCTTCTTCGCCCGCCTGTGGCGCCGCTCCGGGGTCATGACGGACCTTGAGTTCTACGAGCTGCGCTATTCCGGCAAGGCAGCCTCGGTGGTCCGCGGTTTCCGGGCCGTGTATCTCGGTCTCTTCTTCAACTGCTTCATCATGGGGATGGTGACTCTCGCGGCCTGCAAGATCGCGAACATCCTATTCGGCATGCCCTACTGGCAGACTATCGTGATCTGCGGTGTGCTGAACGTGGTCTTCGCCGCGCACTCCGGACTTTGGGGCGTGCTGATCATCGACATGGTGCAGTTCTTCATCAAGATGACGGCTGTTTTTGCCGCGGCTTACTTCGCGTTGAAGGAAGTGGCCCGCCGCACCGGAGTCGGTGAGACCGCCTTCGCGGGCCTCCAAAAGCTGGTGGAAACGCTAGGCACCCAGCAGGTGAAGGTGGAAGGCCATGAGCCGGTGATGAGCGCCATCGACGGGACCGGCCAACCGATCCTGAATATCATGCCGAACTTCGACATGTGGCAGCTGGCGCTGATGATCTTCATCGTGCCGATCGCGATCGGCTGGTGGGCAAACTGGTATCCGGGTGCTGAGCCTGGTGGTGGCAGCTATATTGCCCAGCGCATGCTGGCTTCGAAGTCGGAGAAGGATTCGCTTGGGGGTACGCTTTTTTTCAACGTTGCTCACTACGTGCTGCGTCCTTGGCCATGGATCATCACGGCGCTCTGCTCGATCATCGTTTATCCGGATCTGGCTTCGATCAAGGAGGCCTTCCCGAATGCCGACCCGAAGCTGATTGGTCATGACAGTGCGTTCCCGGCGATGCTGAAGTTCCTGCCGGTCGGCTTTATGGGGCTCATGGTCGGTGGCCTGATTGCGGCGAACTCGTCCACGATCCTAACCCACTTGAACTGGGGAGCCTCCTATCTGGTTCATGACTTCTACCGCCGCTTTATCAATCCAACGGCGAGCGAGAAGCACTACGTCAATGCCGGCCGCTTCTGCACGCTGCTGCTCTATGTGGTGGCTGCCTACCTAAGCACCATTCTTTCCTCCGCGCAGGAAGCGTTCGAAATCCTGATTTCGATCGGTGCGGGCACGGGGCTGCTCTACATGCTCCGCTGGTTCTGGTGGCGCATCAATGCCTGGTGCGAAGTGGTGGCGATGATCAGCTCCTTCTTGGTCTCGGTCACCTTCTTCATCATGAAGAAGCAGGGCCATGGTCTGCCCTTCGCGCAGACGGTGATCATTTCCGTGGCCTTCACCACGATCTGCTGGATGTTGACCGCCTTCTTTGGTCCGCAGACGGATCGGAAGACCCTGATTTCTTTCTTCAAGAAAGTACAGCCCGCCGGCCCGGGCTGGGATGCCGTGCGCCGTGAAGCAGGCTTGCCGGAAAGCACCGTGAAAGAATCCGGCGATCACATGGGACTCGCGACCATGGGCTGGATCTCCGGTTGCGCGGTCATCTGGTCCTCGCTTTTCGCCATCGGCAAGTTCCTCTACGGGGAATACAGCATGGCTTGGATCCTGACCGCGATTTTCGTGGTGAGCGGGCTGGTGCTGCTGCGGGTGATCAAGAAGCTCTGGGCCTGA